Genomic segment of Paraburkholderia agricolaris:
GCCACGCTGGTGGATCAGGAGGCGCAGATCATGCTGATCACCGATACGGGCGTGTTGATTCGTACGCGCGTATCGGAAATTCGGGAAATGGGACGCGCAACCCAAGGTGTTACACTCATCAGCCTTGACGAAGGGACCAAGCTTTCAGGTCTGCAACAGGTTGCTGAGGCAGAAGCGGATGGTGATGTGGAAGGCGACGCCGAAGGTCCTGCCGAAAGTGATAACGGCGGTGAAGATGGCGGTGCGGCCTGATCCGCGTCAGCGGCTTTCAGTCTCAGTTATTAGTTGAAAGCTGCGCAGGGAGCAATGGCGTGTCGGGCCGACACGCATCCCGCGCGGCTCGCTGTTCAAGTTAATTTCTCTTAGGGAGTAATGATGCAAAAACGATTCAAACAACTGATGTTGCTGGCTGCTCTCGTGCCGACCTTCGCTATGGCTCAAGCGCTTCAGAGCCAGGCCCCGGCGGCTCCGGCTGCTGCCGCTGCAGCACCGGTTGATCCGGCCAAGCAGGCTGCAATCAAGGACCTGCTGGACGCAATCGATGCACAAAAGCTGGTTGGCGCAATCGGCAACAGCGCCCAGATGCAAGCCAAGCAGCTGGTTCCGGCGATCCTGTCGGACGCCCTGAGCGAAAACAAGACGATGACGGACAAGCAGAAGCAGGCTTCAGTCCCGACGCTGCAAAAGAACGCTGTGCCGAAGCTGGTTGACGGCGCAGGCCAGGTGTTCGCAACGGACGCTTTCCGTCAAGACGCCATGCAAGCTCAGTACGACGCTTACGCGAAGTACTACAGCACGTCGGAAATCAAGGATCTGACCACGTTCTACAAGAGCCCGACCGGCCGCAAGTTCATCCAGGTGCAAGACCAGGTTGGCCGCGACGTCGTGAATGGCTTGATGCAAAAGTACATGCCGCAATCGATCAAGGCAACGCGCGACCAGGCTGACAAGGAAGTCGCTTCGGTCAAGCCGGCTAAATAAGTCAGCTAACTAAGCCAGCTGACTAAGCCAGCTGACTAAGCCAGCTGACTAAGCCAGCTTCAGGTCCAAAGATCGACAGGCAGCGCTGACGCGCCAGCCGTTGCTTGGCAAGCTGTACGGCGTGCTGAGTGGCGTTCCGGTTTGGCGGGTTTGCGGTGACAATGCGATAATGGCTGTTTGCGCACATGCGCAGACGGCCATTTTCTTTTTGGGCGCGGAAATGTTGCCAGATGCGTGTTGCCAAATACGCACCGTCAAACTCGGGTTGTCGGGTTCGCGGCGCTGATTTTGCGGTGGCTACCTTTGTGGCTGCCAACTTCGCCGATTTTCGCGCGATCTGTTCGTTTTTCGCGCCAGCTTCCAGGATCTCACGATGCGCGTCTTTAATTTCTCCGCCGGCCCCGCTGCCATGCCCGAAGAAGTGCTGCGTCAGGCAGCCGACGAAATGCTCGATTGGCAGGGCAGCGGCATGAGCGTGATGGAAATGAGCCACCGCGGCAAAGAATTCATGTCGATCCATGAGGAAGCGCTCGTCGATCTGCGTGAGTTGCTCGAGGTGCCCGCCAGCCATCGCATCCTGTTTCTGCAAGGCGGCGGTCTGGGCGAAAACGCCATCGTGCCGATGAACCTGATGGGTGCGAAAGCGCGCGCGGATTTCATCGTGACGGGTTCGTGGTCGCAGAAGTCGTTCAAGGAAGCGCAAAAGTACGGTGCGGCACATCTTGCGGCGAGCGGCCAGACGGCCGAAGGCTTCACGCGCGCGCCGGCACGCTCGGAATGGCAACTGTCGGACGATCCGGCCTACGTGCATCTGTGCACCAACGAGACCATTCACGGTGTCGAGACGTTCGAAATTCCCGAGCTTGGCAATATTCCGCTGGTGGCGGACGCCTCGTCGCACATCCTGTCGCGCCCGATGGATATCGCCAAATACGGCGTGCTGTTCGGTGGTGCGCAGAAGAACATCGGCATGGCTGGTGTGACGGTCGTGATCGTGCGCGAAGACATGCTGGATCGCGCGCAAGCGATCTGCCCGTCGGCGTTTGAATGGAAAACCGTCGCCGAAAACAATTCGATGTACAACACGCCGCCCACGTACGCGATTTACGTCGCGGGGCTGGTGTTCAAGTGGTTGAAGAAGCAGGGCGGCCTTACCGCGATGGAAGCGCGTAACCTCGAAAAATCGAAGCTGTTGTACGACGCGATCGATTCGAGCAGCTTCTATCTGAACAAGGTCGAACGTGGCTCGCGCTCGCGGATGAACGTACCGTTTTTCCTCGCCGACGAGTCGCGCAACGAAGATTTCCTGGCCGGCGCGAAAGCGCGGGGAATGGTGCAGCTAAAGGGCCACAAGTCCGTCGGCGGCATGCGGGCGTCGATTTATAACGCTGTCCCGCTCGAAGGCGTCAAAGCGCTTGTCGAATACATGAAGGAATTCGAACAGCGCAGCGCCTGAGTCTGTCAGATATTCAGGCACGCGTATCCTTTCCAGCACGCATTTGTGCAGCAGCTACCGGCAGGGCCGTTTTCACGCATGGACGACGAACTCAATACCCGACTCAAGCCCCTTCGCGAACGCATCGATGCGCTCGACGCGCAACTGATCGCGCTCCTCAATCAGCGCGCCGCGGTGGCGCTCGAAGTGGGCGAGGTGAAGAAGCATTTCAACGCGCCGGTGTTCCGCCCCGAGCGCGAGCAGCAGGTGATCGCGCGTCTGCAGGATATGAGCAACGGCCCGCTGGCCGGCGAGCATATCAGCGCGATCTGGCGCGAGATCATGGCCGCGAGCCGCGCGCTCGAAAAGACCATCAAGGCCGCGTATCTCGGCCCGGTCGGCACGTATAGCGAACAGGCAATGCATGAGTACTTCGGTCAATCGATCGAAGGTCTGCCGTGCCCGTCGATCGACGAGGTGTTTCGCTCGGTCGAAGCCGGCGCGGCTGAATTCGGCGTCGTTCCGGTCGAGAATTCGACTGAAGGCGCGGTGTCGCGCACGCTCGATCTGCTGCTGCAAACCCAGCTCACGATTGGCGGTGAACTGGCGTTGCCGATTCATCACAACCTCCTGACCCTGAGCAGTGGTCTCACCGGTGTGAAGCGGGTGTGTGCGCACGCGCAGGCGCTCGCCCAGTGCCAGCGCTGGCTCGCGACCAACGCGCCGCATCTCGAGCGCCAGGCGGTGTCGAGCAATGCCGAAGCCGCGCGCATGGCGGCGGAAGATCCGACCGTTGCGGCTATCGCCGGCGATCGCGCCGCGACGCATTACGGGCTGCAAGTCGCCTACGCGCTGATCCAGGACGATCCGCACAATCGCACGCGGTTCGTGATGATCGGCAAGGAACGCACCGGTGTTAGCGGACACGACCAGACTTCGTTGATTGTTTCGGTGGCGAACGAGCCGGGTGCCGTGTTCAAGTTGCTGGAGCCGTTGGCGCGCCACAGCGTATCCATGACCCGTTTCGAGTCGCGCCCGGCGCGCGTCGGCACGTGGGAGTATTACTTCTATATCGACGTCGAAGGCCATCGCGACGAACCGGCGGTTGCCGCCGCGCTGACCGAACTCGGCCAGAAGGCTGAATTCCTGAAGATACTCGGCTCGTATCCGCGCGCCCGTTAATGTTTGTCGAGGCACGCTCATACCGCTCGGGCGTGCCTGTCGCATATTCATCTACTACTAATTAGTCGTTCGGAGATTTTCATGACAACGTCCTTCGGCCCTTCCTATGTGCGCGCGATTGCGCCTTACATCGCCGGCAAGCCGATCTCGGAAGTGGCTCGCGAGTTCGGCCTCGACGAAGCGACCATCGTGAAGCTGGCGTCGAACGAAAATCCGCTGGGCATGCCGGAGTCGGCGCAACGCGCCATGGCGCAAGCGGCCAGCGAACTTGGCCGCTATCCGGACGCGAATGCATTCGAACTGAAGGCCGCGCTGAGTGAGCGTTACGGCGTGCCGGCCGACTGGGTCACGCTTGGCAACGGCAGCAACGACATTCTCGAAATTGCCGCGCACGCGCTCGTCGAGAAGGGGCAATCGATCGTCTACGCCCAGTACTCGTTCGCGGTGTACGCGCTCGCCACGCAAGGTGTGGGCGCGCGGGCGATCGTCGTACCGGCCGTCAGATACGGCCACGACCTCGACGCGATGCTCGCCGCGATCACCGACGACACCCGCCTGATTTTCGTCGCCAATCCGAACAACCCGACCGGCACGTTCATCGAAGGCGCGAAGCTCGAAGCGTTTCTCGACAAGGTGCCGCGCAACGTAGTCGTCGTGCTTGACGAGGCATACACGGAATATCTGCCGGAAGAAAAGCGCTACGACTCGATCGCATGGGTGCGTCGTTATCCCAATTTGCTGGTGTCGCGCACCTTCTCGAAGGCGTTCGGTCTGGCCGGATTGCGGGTCGGCTTCGCCATCGCACAGCCCGAATTGACCGACTTGCTGAACCGTCTGCGTCAGCCGTTCAATGTGAACACGCTGGCGCAAGCCGCGGCGATCGCGGCGCTGAACGACAAGGCATTTCTGGAAAAGAGCGCGGCCTTGAATGCGCAGGGCTATCGCCGTCTGACCGAGGCGTTCGACAAACTCGGTCTCGAATATGTACCGTCGGACGGCAACTTCGTGCTGGTGCGCGTCGGTAACGACGACGCAGCCGGCAACCGCGTCAACCTCGAGCTGTTGAAGCGGGGCGTGATCGTTCGTCCGGTCGGCAACTACGGTTTGCCGCAATGGCTGCGCATCACGATCGGCCTGCCGGAAGAAAACGAAGCATTCCTCGCGGCGCTCGAAAAGACGCTTGCCGCCGCGTAAGCGGTTGACCTTGACCTACGCGCCTCATTTGACGGAAGGTGCGCTTTTTCTGTGACCGACGTGGCCGCGTTTTCTTTTAACAAGTTGGTGATTTTCGGTGTCGGCCTGATCGGCGGATCGCTCTCGCGCGCGCTGCGTGAGCGGGGTGAGCAGAGTGAGGCGACGGGCGCGCGCACCGTGATCGGCGTCGGGCGTTCGTCCGCGTCGACGGCGCGCGCGTTGGAATTGGGCCTGATCGATCAATCGGCGGCGTTGGCCGACGATGCTGCGTTGCGTGCCGCGCTCTCCGGCGCGGATATCGTGCTGCTTGCCGCGCCCGTTGCGCAGACACAAGCGCTGCTCGAGCGCATTGTGCCGTTTCTCGACGCAGGCACGATTGTCACCGATGCCGGCAGCACCAAATCCGACGTGGTTGCATCCGCACGCGCGGCGCTCGGCGTGCGCATCGGCCAGTTCGTGCCGGGGCATCCGATTGCCGGCCGTGAAGCGAGCGGCCCGGATGCCGCGTTGCCTGATCTGTACGTGAATCGCAATGTCGTGCTGTGCCCGCTGCCGGAGAACCCGCCGGAAGCGGTCGAGCGCGTTGCCGCGATGTGGCGCGCAACCGGCGCCTGCGTGCGGGACATGACGCCTGAACAGCATGACCGGGTGCTCGCATCGGTCAGCCATCTGCCGCACGTTTTGTCTTTCGCGCTGGTCGAGCAGATTCTCAATTCGCCCGACGCTGCGCTGAAATTCTCGTTCGCTGCCGGCGGTTTCCGCGACTTCACGCGCATCGCCGCGTCGAGCCCGGAAATGTGGCGCGACGTGTGCGTGGCGAACCGCGCCGCGTTGCTCGACGAACTCGATGCGTACACGGCGGTGCTCGCACGCCTGCGCGCGGCGATCGAAGCCGCCGATGGCGCCGCACTCGAAGCCGTGTTCACGCGTTCGCGAGTCGCGCGCAGCGAATGGCAGGAGCAGCGCACCGCCGGGGCAGCCCTCGGCGACGCTTCGAAATAACCGGAACTGGACTCAATCATGGAATTCCTCGATCTCGGACCATTCTCTCGTGCGTCCGGCACGGTTCGTTTGCCCGGCTCGAAAAGCATTTCGAATCGTGTGCTGCTGCTCGCGGCGCTCGCCGAAGGCGAAACGACGATCACGAATCTGCTCGACTCCGACGACACCCGCGTGATGCTCGACGCGCTTGAAAAGCTCGGCGTGCGTCTGAAGCGCGAGGGCGACACTTGTGTCGTGACCGGTACGCGTGGCGCGTTTACAGCACGCACCGCCGATCTGTTCCTCGGCAATGCCGGCACGGCGGTGCGTCCGCTGACCGCGGCGCTCGCGGTGAACGGCGGCGATTATCGTATTCACGGCGTGCCGCGCATGCACGAACGGCCGATCGGCGATCTGGTCGACGGCTTGCGCCAGCTTGGCGCGAAAGTCGACTATGAAGAGAACGAAGGTTATCCGCCGCTGCGGATTCGCCCGGCGCAAATCACGGCCGACGCGCCGATCCGCGTGCGTGGCGACGTGTCGAGCCAGTTCCTGACTTCACTGCTGATGACCTTGCCGCTGCTGCGCACGGAAAGCGGCGTAACCGTCGTGCAGGTGGACGGCGAGCTGATCTCGAAGCCGTACATCGAGATCACGATCAAGCTGATGGAGCGTTTCGGCATCAAGGTCGAGCGCCATGAATGGCATCGCTTCGTCGTGCCGGCGGGGCAGCGCTATCAGTCGCCGGGCACCATCATGGTGGAAGGCGATGCATCGTCGGCGTCGTATTTCCTCGCGGCCGGCGCGCTCGGCGGCGGACCGCTACGAGTGGAAGGCGTGGGCCGCTCCAGCATCCAGGGCGACGTCGGCTTTGCCGATGCGCTGATCAAGATGGGCGCGAACCTGCAGATGGGCGACGACTGGATCGAAGTGCGCGGAGTCGGCAACGACAACGGCAAGCTCGATCCGATCGACATGGACTTCAACCTGATTCCCGATGCCGCCATGACGATCGCCGTTGCCGCGCTGTTCGCGGACGGCACGACCACGCTGCGCAATATTGCCAGTTGGCGTGTGAAGGAAACCGACCGGATCGCCGCGATGGCCACCGAGTTGCGCAAGGTCGGCGCGAAAGTGCAGGAGGGTGAGGATTTCCTCGTCGTCACGCCGCCTGAAAAATTGATTCCGAACGCCTCGATCGACACTTACGACGATCACCGCATGGCGATGTGCTTCTCGCTCGTGAGCTTGGGCGGCGTGCCGATCCGGATCAACGACCCGAAGTGCGTCGGCAAGACGTTCCCCGATTATTTCGAGCGCTTCACCGCGCTCGCTCAACCCTGATTCGCTTCTGAATCGACTGACGTGCGACTTTTTCGATGAAACCGATCCGTCCCTTTCACCAAACGCCCGTCATTACGATCGACGGCCCCAGCGCCTCCGGCAAAGGCACCGTGGCTGCGCTGGTCGCCGCGAATCTTGGCTTCCATTTGCTGGATAGCGGCGCGCTGTACCGGCTCGCCGCGTTGGCCAGCATGCGCTACAACATCGTGGCGGATGACGTCGAGGCGCTGGTAAAACTGATCGACGATCTGCATATCACGTTCCGCGAGGGGCTGGCGCAGCTCGACGGTGCCGACGTATCCGCCGACATTCGCGCCGAGGAAGTCGGCAGCCGGGCTTCGTCGATTGCCGTGCACGCCCCCGTAAGAACCGCGCTGGTGGCCCGTCAGCGGGCTTTTCGCAGGGAGCCGGGGCTGGTCGCGGACGGCCGCGACATGGGCACTGTGATCTTTCAGGACGCCGTGCTGAAGGTGTTCATGACCGCCAGCGTCGAAGCCCGTGCGGCGCGCCGGCATAAGCAATTGATCCAAAAAGGATTTTCTGCTAATATAGATGACTTGCTCCGGGATTTGCGTGAGCGCGACGAGCGTGACAGTCAGCGCGCGGCCGCGCCGCTCAAGCCCGCAGCGGATGCAAAGCTGCTTGATACTTCGGCATTGTCGATCGACCAGGCGGTTGAACAGGTGGTGCAGTGGTATGAAGCATTGGTCCCGCATGCTTGATGTCTGAGTGGTATCTGACTGAGTAGCGGGCGCAGTAGAAGTAGGCGTTGTCAGTAGGTGCTCCACGAGTGTCGTGGAGCGTGTTTTAACCCCTTAACCCCGCGTGGCATTCGCACACAGCCGTCATTGCTGATCATCCGGTCAGCCGGGCACCGCGAGAACCATGCAAATTTTGATTTTTATGTCCGACCTGCAAACTTCCAACCCGAATACCGAATCTTTTGCGGCTCTGTTCGAAGAGTCGCTGACCAAGCAAGACATGCGCGCCGGCGAAGTGATCTCCGCCGAAGTCGTGCGTGTTGACCACAACTTCGTGGTCGTCAACGCTGGTCTCAAGTCCGAAGCCTACATCCCGCTCGAAGAGTTCCTGAACGACGCGGGCGAGGTAGAAGTGCAGGCGGGCGACTTCGTTTCCGTCGCGATCGACGCGCTGGAAAACGGCTATGGCGACACGATCCTGTCGCGCGACAAGGCGAAGCGCCTCGCTTCGTGGCTGTCGCTGGAAAAGGCTCTCGACAACAACGAACTCGTGACCGGCACGATCACGGGCAAGGTCAAGGGCGGCATGACCGTCATGGTCAACGGCATCCGCGCGTTCCTGCCGGGTTCGCTGGTTGACACGCGTCCGGTCAAGGACACGACCCCGTACGAAGGCAAGACGCTGGAATTCCGCGTCATCAAGCTCGACCGCAAGCGTAACAACGTCGTGCTGTCGCGCCGTGCCGTGATCGAAGCTACCCAGGGCGAAGAGCGCGCAAAGCTGCTCGAAACGCTGAAGGAAGGCGCGATCGTGGAAGGCGTGGTGAAGAACATCACCGATTACGGCGCGTTCGTGGACCTCGGCGGTATCGACGGCCTGCTGCACATCACCGACATCGCATGGCGCCGTGTGCGTCACCCGAGCGAAGTTCTGTCGGTTGGCCAGGAAGTCACCGCGAAGATCCTCAAGTTCGACCAAGAGAAGAACCGCGTTTCGCTGGGTATCAAGCAACTGGGCGACGATCCGTGGGAAGGCATTTCCCGCCGTTACCCGTCGGGCACGCGCCTGTTCGGTAAGGTCACCAACATCACCGACTACGGCGCATTCGTCGAAGTCGAATCGGGCATCGAAGGCCTGGTTCACGTGTCGGAAATGGACTGGACGAACAAGAACGTTGCACCGTCGAAGGTTGTGCAGCTGGGCGACGAAGTCGAAGTCATGGTTCTGGAAATCGACGAAGACCGCCGCCGTATCAGCCTCGGCATGAAGCAATGCAAGCCGAACCCGTGGGACGACTTCAGCCGCAACTTCAAGAAGGGCGACAAGCTGCAAGGCGCAATCAAGTCGATCACCGACTTCGGCGTCTTCATCGGTCTGCCGGGCGGCATCGACGGTCTGGTTCACCTGTCGGATCTGTCGTGGTCGGAAACGGGCGAAGAAGCAGTTCGCAAGTACAAGAAGGGCGACGAAGTGGAAGCGATTGTTCTCGGCATCGACGTCGAGAAGGAACGCATTTCGCTGGGTATCAAGCAGCTCGAAGGCGACCCGTTCAGCAACTTCGTTGCAATGAACGACAAGGGTTCGATCGTCGACGGCGTGGTCAAGACGGTAGATGCGAAGGGTGCAGTGGTTCAGCTGTCGGCGGAAGTCGAAGGCTATCTGCGCGCTTCGGAACTGTCGCAAGACCGCGTGGAAGATGCTCGCAACGTGCTGAAGGAAGGCGACAAGGTCAACGCGATGATCATCAACATCGATCGCAAGTCGCGTGGCATCAACCTGTCGATCAAGGCCAAGGATTCGGCTGAGCAACAGGAAGCGATCCGCGGCCTGGCTTCGTCGGATTCGAGCTCGGCTGCTACCGGCACGACGAACCTCGGCGCGCTGCTGAAGGCCAAGCTCGACGGTCAGAACCAGTAATTGAGGAACGCCCCCAACCTGGCGCTTTGCGCCAGGTCCTCCGAGGGGACTTCCTTCGGGGCGAAAAACATGGGGGCGACCCGGCGTTTTCTTGAGAGGTCTGCTGCAGTATGACCAAATCGGAATTGGTCGCCCAGCTGGCTACGCGATTTCCGCAACTTGTACTTAAAGATGCGGATTTTGCGGTGAAGACGATGCTTGATGCGATGTCGGAGGCGCTTGCCAACGGTCATCGGATTGAAATTCGCGGCTTCGGCAGCTTCGGCCTTAATCGTCGTCCGTCCCGCGTCGGGCGTAATCCGAAGTCAGGCGAGAAGGTGCTGGTACCTGAGAAGTATGTACCGCACTTCAAGCCGGGCAAGGAATTGCGCGAGCGGGTAGACCGACGTTCGGGCGAGCCGTTGAAGGCCGATGAGCCGGATGACGACGACCTGTAAATGCTTCGCTGTGCGGTTCGCAGCATGGCATTGGTAGCGTCAGCGGCCAAAGCCAGACGGCAAAAGACCAGAAAAAGCGCCTTCGGGCGCTTTTTTTTCGTCTGTAATTTCCCCCGCGTCGGTCCTCTGTTAGCCAGTTCCTGCCCAGCCGCGAGGGCATCCATTACAATACGGGTCACTTCGGCGCGGGCAACACCGTGGCGCGACGCGTCATCAAGCCGGCGTCACCCCGCAACTGCCGTCAAGAGACCTATTCATGAAATTTATCGTCTGGCTGATCCGTGTGCTGGTGTTCGTGCTCCTGCTGGTGCTCGCGCTCTCCAATACGCAACCTGCTACGCTGAATTTCCTCGCCGGCTACGCGTGGTCGGCGCCTTTGATCCTGATCGGCCTCGCGTTCTTCGTGGTGGGGCTGCTGGCCGGACTGGTGTCGTCGATGCCGGCGATGGTGCGCCTGCGCATGGAGAATGGCCGGCTCAAGCGCGAGTTGCGTGTGGCGCGCGAAGCCCCGGTCGTGGTCGAACAACCGCCCATGCCGCCGCTGATCTAAGTTGTCTTCTGCCGCGCCTTTCAAGCGCGGCTTTCCGTTTCCGCTGTCCCGCACATTTGCCTTAATCGCATGGATCTAGACTTCTGGTGGCTGCTTGTCATACCCGTCGCTTTTGCGTTCGGCTGGATGGCCGCACGCTACGACCTCAAGACGCTGCTGTCTGAAAGCGCCAACCTGCCGCGTTCGTACTTCCGTGGCCTGAATTTCCTGCTCAATGAGCAGCCCGACCAGGCCATCGACGCGTTTATCGAAGTCGTCAAACTCGACCCGGAAACGATCGAGTTGCACTTCGCGCTGGGTAATCTGTTCCGCCGCCGCGGTGAGACGGACCGCGCGATTCGCGTGCACCAGAACCTGCTGAGCCGTACCGATCTGCCCGTCACCGAGCGCGATCACGCGCTGTACGAGCTGGGCCAGGACTTTCTGAAGGCCGGGTTGCTCGATCGCGCCGAAGAGACTTTCCGCACGCTCGAAACCGGCAGCTACGCGCTGGGTGCGCAGCGTGCGCTGCTCACCATCTACCAGATCGAGAAAGACTGGGTTAAGTCGATCGACACCGCGCGTCACCTGGAAACCATGGGTGCCGAGTCGCTCGACAAGGAAATCGCGCAGTTCCATTGCGAGCTCGCCCAGGAAGCACTGCAGCAGAAAAATGCCGACGAGGCACGCCGCCAGCTAGGTTTTGCGTTAAAAGCGAACCCGACCAACGTACGCGCCACGATCCTGTTCGGCGACGTCGATGCGTCGGCCGGTTCGCAAGAGGCGGCGATCGTCCAGTGGCGGCGCGTCGAGGACCAGAACTCCGCCTATCTGCCGCTCGTCGCGGAGAAACTGATGAAGGCCTATGAGGCGCTCG
This window contains:
- a CDS encoding DUF2059 domain-containing protein, with protein sequence MQKRFKQLMLLAALVPTFAMAQALQSQAPAAPAAAAAAPVDPAKQAAIKDLLDAIDAQKLVGAIGNSAQMQAKQLVPAILSDALSENKTMTDKQKQASVPTLQKNAVPKLVDGAGQVFATDAFRQDAMQAQYDAYAKYYSTSEIKDLTTFYKSPTGRKFIQVQDQVGRDVVNGLMQKYMPQSIKATRDQADKEVASVKPAK
- the serC gene encoding 3-phosphoserine/phosphohydroxythreonine transaminase is translated as MPEEVLRQAADEMLDWQGSGMSVMEMSHRGKEFMSIHEEALVDLRELLEVPASHRILFLQGGGLGENAIVPMNLMGAKARADFIVTGSWSQKSFKEAQKYGAAHLAASGQTAEGFTRAPARSEWQLSDDPAYVHLCTNETIHGVETFEIPELGNIPLVADASSHILSRPMDIAKYGVLFGGAQKNIGMAGVTVVIVREDMLDRAQAICPSAFEWKTVAENNSMYNTPPTYAIYVAGLVFKWLKKQGGLTAMEARNLEKSKLLYDAIDSSSFYLNKVERGSRSRMNVPFFLADESRNEDFLAGAKARGMVQLKGHKSVGGMRASIYNAVPLEGVKALVEYMKEFEQRSA
- the pheA gene encoding prephenate dehydratase, encoding MDDELNTRLKPLRERIDALDAQLIALLNQRAAVALEVGEVKKHFNAPVFRPEREQQVIARLQDMSNGPLAGEHISAIWREIMAASRALEKTIKAAYLGPVGTYSEQAMHEYFGQSIEGLPCPSIDEVFRSVEAGAAEFGVVPVENSTEGAVSRTLDLLLQTQLTIGGELALPIHHNLLTLSSGLTGVKRVCAHAQALAQCQRWLATNAPHLERQAVSSNAEAARMAAEDPTVAAIAGDRAATHYGLQVAYALIQDDPHNRTRFVMIGKERTGVSGHDQTSLIVSVANEPGAVFKLLEPLARHSVSMTRFESRPARVGTWEYYFYIDVEGHRDEPAVAAALTELGQKAEFLKILGSYPRAR
- the hisC gene encoding histidinol-phosphate transaminase; its protein translation is MTTSFGPSYVRAIAPYIAGKPISEVAREFGLDEATIVKLASNENPLGMPESAQRAMAQAASELGRYPDANAFELKAALSERYGVPADWVTLGNGSNDILEIAAHALVEKGQSIVYAQYSFAVYALATQGVGARAIVVPAVRYGHDLDAMLAAITDDTRLIFVANPNNPTGTFIEGAKLEAFLDKVPRNVVVVLDEAYTEYLPEEKRYDSIAWVRRYPNLLVSRTFSKAFGLAGLRVGFAIAQPELTDLLNRLRQPFNVNTLAQAAAIAALNDKAFLEKSAALNAQGYRRLTEAFDKLGLEYVPSDGNFVLVRVGNDDAAGNRVNLELLKRGVIVRPVGNYGLPQWLRITIGLPEENEAFLAALEKTLAAA
- a CDS encoding prephenate dehydrogenase — encoded protein: MTDVAAFSFNKLVIFGVGLIGGSLSRALRERGEQSEATGARTVIGVGRSSASTARALELGLIDQSAALADDAALRAALSGADIVLLAAPVAQTQALLERIVPFLDAGTIVTDAGSTKSDVVASARAALGVRIGQFVPGHPIAGREASGPDAALPDLYVNRNVVLCPLPENPPEAVERVAAMWRATGACVRDMTPEQHDRVLASVSHLPHVLSFALVEQILNSPDAALKFSFAAGGFRDFTRIAASSPEMWRDVCVANRAALLDELDAYTAVLARLRAAIEAADGAALEAVFTRSRVARSEWQEQRTAGAALGDASK
- the aroA gene encoding 3-phosphoshikimate 1-carboxyvinyltransferase, which produces MEFLDLGPFSRASGTVRLPGSKSISNRVLLLAALAEGETTITNLLDSDDTRVMLDALEKLGVRLKREGDTCVVTGTRGAFTARTADLFLGNAGTAVRPLTAALAVNGGDYRIHGVPRMHERPIGDLVDGLRQLGAKVDYEENEGYPPLRIRPAQITADAPIRVRGDVSSQFLTSLLMTLPLLRTESGVTVVQVDGELISKPYIEITIKLMERFGIKVERHEWHRFVVPAGQRYQSPGTIMVEGDASSASYFLAAGALGGGPLRVEGVGRSSIQGDVGFADALIKMGANLQMGDDWIEVRGVGNDNGKLDPIDMDFNLIPDAAMTIAVAALFADGTTTLRNIASWRVKETDRIAAMATELRKVGAKVQEGEDFLVVTPPEKLIPNASIDTYDDHRMAMCFSLVSLGGVPIRINDPKCVGKTFPDYFERFTALAQP
- the cmk gene encoding (d)CMP kinase, which produces MKPIRPFHQTPVITIDGPSASGKGTVAALVAANLGFHLLDSGALYRLAALASMRYNIVADDVEALVKLIDDLHITFREGLAQLDGADVSADIRAEEVGSRASSIAVHAPVRTALVARQRAFRREPGLVADGRDMGTVIFQDAVLKVFMTASVEARAARRHKQLIQKGFSANIDDLLRDLRERDERDSQRAAAPLKPAADAKLLDTSALSIDQAVEQVVQWYEALVPHA
- the rpsA gene encoding 30S ribosomal protein S1, translated to MQILIFMSDLQTSNPNTESFAALFEESLTKQDMRAGEVISAEVVRVDHNFVVVNAGLKSEAYIPLEEFLNDAGEVEVQAGDFVSVAIDALENGYGDTILSRDKAKRLASWLSLEKALDNNELVTGTITGKVKGGMTVMVNGIRAFLPGSLVDTRPVKDTTPYEGKTLEFRVIKLDRKRNNVVLSRRAVIEATQGEERAKLLETLKEGAIVEGVVKNITDYGAFVDLGGIDGLLHITDIAWRRVRHPSEVLSVGQEVTAKILKFDQEKNRVSLGIKQLGDDPWEGISRRYPSGTRLFGKVTNITDYGAFVEVESGIEGLVHVSEMDWTNKNVAPSKVVQLGDEVEVMVLEIDEDRRRISLGMKQCKPNPWDDFSRNFKKGDKLQGAIKSITDFGVFIGLPGGIDGLVHLSDLSWSETGEEAVRKYKKGDEVEAIVLGIDVEKERISLGIKQLEGDPFSNFVAMNDKGSIVDGVVKTVDAKGAVVQLSAEVEGYLRASELSQDRVEDARNVLKEGDKVNAMIINIDRKSRGINLSIKAKDSAEQQEAIRGLASSDSSSAATGTTNLGALLKAKLDGQNQ
- a CDS encoding integration host factor subunit beta, encoding MTKSELVAQLATRFPQLVLKDADFAVKTMLDAMSEALANGHRIEIRGFGSFGLNRRPSRVGRNPKSGEKVLVPEKYVPHFKPGKELRERVDRRSGEPLKADEPDDDDL
- a CDS encoding LapA family protein, with the translated sequence MKFIVWLIRVLVFVLLLVLALSNTQPATLNFLAGYAWSAPLILIGLAFFVVGLLAGLVSSMPAMVRLRMENGRLKRELRVAREAPVVVEQPPMPPLI
- the lapB gene encoding lipopolysaccharide assembly protein LapB: MDLDFWWLLVIPVAFAFGWMAARYDLKTLLSESANLPRSYFRGLNFLLNEQPDQAIDAFIEVVKLDPETIELHFALGNLFRRRGETDRAIRVHQNLLSRTDLPVTERDHALYELGQDFLKAGLLDRAEETFRTLETGSYALGAQRALLTIYQIEKDWVKSIDTARHLETMGAESLDKEIAQFHCELAQEALQQKNADEARRQLGFALKANPTNVRATILFGDVDASAGSQEAAIVQWRRVEDQNSAYLPLVAEKLMKAYEALGRPQDGADLLTTWVDRYPSNDLLDVTYPHIAAIRGADAAHALARSQMQKSPNLAGMTRLLEAQEAVAEEPRRSELELMRTLIRQRTKNLPRYTCQNCGFRARLFYWQCPGCSGWETYAPRRVEPITASN